The Chroicocephalus ridibundus chromosome 3, bChrRid1.1, whole genome shotgun sequence genome has a segment encoding these proteins:
- the ANKRD6 gene encoding ankyrin repeat domain-containing protein 6 isoform X2, with protein MTSSGLEWDYYEFQPVESSSVEYATPGANSFLLPANTENSYWDPNAISEWSMSIHTAHTSEIVKEKVAPVKEIKDEKDKRNQKRKARKEPRRSEREKEGDQTALHRAAVVGNTDVIATLIQEGCALDRQDKDGNTALHEACWHGFSQSAKVLVKAGANVLAKNKAGNTPLHLACQNSHSQSTRVLLLGGSRADLKNNAGDTCLHVAARYNHLPIVRVLLSAFCSVHEKNQAGDTALHVAAALNHRKVVKLLLEAGADASVVNNAGQTPLEVARQHNNPEVALLLTKASQVSRFNRGRSLRKKRERLKEERRAQSVPRDEVVQSKGSVSAADDTPSSDQPPQRKSDLKDEPRSTSPDPKGKKSKKKKPKEKVSALSDPISPADQQTLPRPQQNVPKRRSKHHCSSPPPPHEVRAYQLYTLYRGKDGKVMQAPINGCRCEPLINKLENQLEATVEEIKAEFGTVQDKMNVKLGQMESKTQHQLRVLDKLMAERLSAERTECLHRLQQHAELEKNEGEKRQISLVDELKTWCMLKIQNLELKLSGDSRSSRPKSTLSTCESLTETLDTENNPHSAKDCKATQPMLQSEGSHQHSYITLPNSLSEDGGRSRVQMPEQSFGQHFCIPQDGASGTEQQLIVGGPVSSSALAQDVRPKDKAVGASTFHRFQQELPSSELLGSKLRHVKVQAALQPLTEPAKTEQSGYFIDKGTQTKKSSKSGQSRHKALHHAGAQQSQEQQPCALPGGQPGGQPPAPPLRDTSQALEITQYFFEAVSTQMEKWYERKIEEARCQANQKAQQDKAALKEHIKSLEEELSKLRTKVQKES; from the exons ATGACCTCCAGTGGCCTGGAGTGGGATTATTATGAATTTCAACCGGTGGAGTCCAGCTCTGTAGAGTACGCCACCCCGGGAGCTaactccttccttctccctgccaaTACTGAAAACTCTTACTGGGATCCCAATGCCATCTCTGAGTGGTCAATGAGTATCCATACAGCACACACCTCAGAAATAGTCAAGGAGAAAGTTGCCCCGGTGAAGGAAATCAAGGACGAAAAAGATAAGAGAAACCAGAAGAGAAAGGCTAGGAAGGAACCTAGAAGatcagaaagagagaaggag GGCGATCAGACAGCGTTGCACCGGGCTGCTGTCGTAGGGAACACCGATGTTATAGCAACTCTGATTCAAGAGGGCTGTGCTTTGGACAGACAAGACAAG GATGGGAACACCGCTCTTCACGAAGCTTGTTGGCACGGATTCAGTCAGTCCGCCAAAGTGCTCGTCAAAGCAGGAGCCAACGTTCTTGCCAAGAACAAG GCAGGTAACACACCTCTTCACCTGGCTTGCCAGAATAGCCATTCCCAGAGTACTCGTGTTTTGCTACTTGGAGGATCTCGAGCAGACCTCAAAAATAAC GCAGGAGATACCTGTCTGCATGTGGCTGCTCGTTATAATCACTTGCCCATCGTTAGGGTGCTGCTCAGTGCTTTCTGTTCTGTCCATGAAAAGAACCAG GCAGGAGATACTGCGCTCCATGTAGCTGCTGCTCTAAATCACAGGAAGGTGGTTAAGCTGTTGCTGGAGGCAGGGGCTGATGCATCCGTTGTCAACAAT gcAGGTCAGACCCCTCTAGAGGTTGCCAGACAGCACAATAACCCTGAGGTTGCGCTCCTCCTCACTAAAGCATCACAG GTCTCACGCTTTAACCGTGGAAGAAgcctgaggaagaagagagagaggctgaaggaggaaAGGCGAGCTCAGTCAGTACCACGGGATGAAGTGGTACAGAGCAAG GGCAGCGTCTCGGCTGCTGACGACACCCCGAGCAGCGACCAGCCACCGCAGAGGAAGAGCGATCTGAAGGATGAACCCCGGTCAACCTCGCCAGATCCCAAAGGgaagaagagcaaaaagaaaaagccaaaggaaaag GTTTCGGCACTCTCGGACCCCATCTCCCCAGCTGATCAGCAGACTCTCCCTCGGCCCCAGCAAAACGTGCCTAAGCGCAGAAGCAAACATCActgctcctccccaccccctccccacgaGGTGCGAGCCTACCAGCTCTACACGCTCTACCGAGGAAAGGATGGGAAGGTGATGCAG GCACCGATAAATGGATGTCGTTGTGAGCCCCTGATAAATAAACTGGAGAATCAGCTGGAGGCAACAGTGGAAGAGATAAAAGCTGAGTTTGGGACAGTACAAGATAAGATGAATGTTAAGCTGGGCCAGATGGAAAGCAAAACTCAACATCAA CTCCGTGTTTTGGACAAGCTTATGGCTGAGCGTCTGTCCGCAGAGAGAACAGAGTGCCTTCACCGCCTGCAACAGCatgctgagctggaaaaaaacGAGGGGGAGAAACGGCAG ATTTCCTTGGTCGATGAGCTGAAGACGTGGTGCATGTTGAAGATTCAGAATCTGGAGCTCAAGCTTTCTGGTGATTCCAGGTCATCAAGACCCAAATCGACTTTGTCCACTTGTGAGTCTCTCACTGAGACCCTGGACACTGAGAACAACCCTCACAGTGCCAAGGACTGTAAAGCCACCCAGCCCATGCTGCAGTCAGAGGGCTCCCACCAGCATTCCTACATCACGCTCCCAAACAGCCTCTCGGAAGATGGGGGAAGGAGCAGAGTCCAGATGCCAGAACAGAGCTTTGGGCAACATTTTTGCATTCCACAAGATGGTGCGTCAG GTACAGAGCAACAGTTAATTGTTGGCGGACCAGTTTCTTCTTCTGCCCTTGCCCAAGATGTCAGGCCAAAGGACAAAGCTGTTGGTGCCAGCACGTTCCACAGGTTCCAGCAGGAGCTGCCCTCCTCCGAGCTTTTGGGCTCCAAATTAAGACATGTTAAGGTTCAGGctgctttgcagcccttgacTGAACCTGCGAAGACTGAACAGAGTGGCTATTTCATCGACAAAGGAACTCAGACAAAGAAGTCCAGCAAAAGCGGGCAGTCGAGGCATAAAGCTCTGCACCACGCAggggcacagcagagccaggagcagcagccctgcgCCCTGCCAGGGGGACAGCCGGGGGGACAGCCGCCTGCCCCTCCGCTCAGAGACACCTCCCAGGCCCTGGAGATAACACAGTACTTCTTCGAGGCCGTTTCCACACAGATGGAGAAGTGGTACGAACGGAAGATAGAAGAAGCCCGGTGCCAAGCTAATCAGAAAGCGCAACAAGACAAAGCCGCGCTCAAGGAGCACATTAAAAGCTTGGAAGAGGAGCTCAGCAAATTAAGGACTAAGGTGCAGAAAGAGAGCTAG